The following coding sequences are from one Gossypium raimondii isolate GPD5lz chromosome 4, ASM2569854v1, whole genome shotgun sequence window:
- the LOC105768051 gene encoding uncharacterized protein LOC105768051: MLVQKRDLDISRPPIPPSTIRVRVYKSIYHEIGINSQVTFSKSLTLFYLLILKIHLDENLLCLTRDAKSDSVPDLQQQVVGLKVELCRLLEEKRSAILRSDELEIALMEMVKQDNRRQLCAKANTKRLQPVSGLLSALLVKYPNMLQLAQRAFITYRAMIFF; this comes from the exons ATGTTGGTACAAAAGCGAGACCTAGACATCAGTCGTCCCCCTATCCCACCGTCGACAATTAGAGTCAGAGTCTACAAGTCAATCTATCATGAAATCGGCATCAATTCTCAAGTTACATTCagtaaatccctaactcttttttatcttttaattctCAAGATACATTTGGATGAAAATCTTCTTTGTCTGACACGAGATGCTAAGTCGGATTCTGTTCCAGATCTTCAACAGCAG GTTGTAGGGTTAAAGGTCGAGTTGTGCAGGTTGCTGGAAGAGAAAAGATCAGCTATTCTCag ATCTGATGAACTGGAGATAGCATTGATGGAGATGGTTAAGCAGGACAATCGACGCCAATTATGTGCTAAG GCAAATACAAAAAGGTTACAACCAGTTTCTGGATTATTATCGGCTTTACTAGTTAAATATCCAAACATGTTGCAGCTGGCCCAGAGGGCCTTTATCACATATAGAGCAATGATTTTCTTTTGA
- the LOC128040437 gene encoding probable disease resistance protein At1g61300 gives MELNGVKEDIDSRMKAELQPRKKLKREREKFDIVIWITASKEMSIAKLQKAIASQIKVTFCGDECETRRARMLFETLSRKSRFVVILDDIWEAVSLEKLGIPEPSTGIKLVLKTKKRKLKKWGR, from the exons ATGGAATTGAATGGTGTGAAGGAAGATATAGATTCTAGAATGAAAGCAGAGCTGCAGCCAAGAAAGAAACTCAAGAGGGAG AGGGAGAAGTTCGATATTGTGATTTGGATCACTGCATCCAAGGAGATGAGTATTGCTAAGCTACAGAAGGCCATTGCAAGTCAAATTAAAGTAACTTTTTGTGGTGACGAATGTGAAACAAGAAGGGCACGGATGCTGTTTGAAACATTGTCTCGGAAGAGTAGATTTGTGGTGATCTTGGATGACATATGGGAAGCGGTTTCCCTTGAGAAGCTAGGAATTCCTGAGCCATCTACTGGGATTAAATTAGtgttgaaaactaaaaaaagaaaactaaaaaaatggggGAGATGA